The stretch of DNA GCGTCCCCGCCTCGTCCCCGCGGCAAACTGAATCGGTATGTGTGCCCAGATACGAGAAAAAGACGTGAAGGCGGGTGATTTCCTTCACGTCTATGCAGGGTGGCTTGGGGGAATGCGGGCTATTTCCAGCGATACATCGACTGTTCATTCAACGCCCGAATGAAGAGCTGGTCACCGCAAACCGCAAGATGAGCCCAAGTCGGTTCGTCGCTGATGTGCCGTTTGTCTATTAACTCGAATTGCTGCGGATTGGCGCGGATTAAGAGCAGATCACCCCGTTCGTCCAATGCCAAAATCCGGTCGCCTTGTGCGACCATCGACCAGTACTTGCCGAACGGCTTGGTCACCCAGGCCTCTTGCCCTGTTTCGATATTAATACAGGCAAAGCGTTTGTTACGCAGGTGCAAATAGATGTGGCCGTCAATCACCACAGGCGATGACATGTAGCCTTGAACTTTATTCCGCCAGCGTTGTTCGGCTGTAGCAGCGCCGTTGTTGAGGGTATACAAATACGAACCGCCCCCGTAGCTGCTGGTGAACACCGAATTGCCAATCACGGTCGGCGTTAAGATATTCATGCCCCGAAATGCGGGGATTTCTTGCGACCACAGTTCCTCTCCCGAATCGAGTGCGACGCCAGCCAACTTCTTGCGCGTTTGTACCAAGAGTTGTCTTTGACCGTTGATCGTTCGGATAACCGGCGAGGAGAATGCGCTGCCGTACATGCCTCCGCCATCGCGCAGACCATGCCAGATGATCTTACCGCTGTACTTATCTAATTTGACCAGCCCGGCGCCTGCTTGAATGTAGACGAAGTCTCCGTCGATCAATGGAGAGCAGACACAACCGAAGGCGGGGAGTTTTGCGCCGGTTGTCTGTGCAAAATCGACGCGCCAGATTTCCTGTCCGTCAGCGCCGTTTAAGCAAACCAACACATCACGGATTCCCGCTACATACAATCGTTCCCCATCAAAAGCGGGTGTCGAACGAATCCAATCGCCGTTGGACTTGGCGAAAAATGGTACGTTGATGGCTCCGGGCCAGGAAATCTTCCACAGTTCTTTCCCGGACTGCCGATCCAAGGCGCGCACGACTTCGGTTTCTTTGTCGACGGTTTCGGTCACAAACACCCGGTCGGCTGCTACGATCGGCCCAGAGTAACTTGGCCCGAGCGGAACGCTCCAGACTTTTTGCAGATGCTCCACGTCCAAGGCTGGCGGCCATGCCGGTCCCTCGACCTGGGAGTCTCGCTGCGGACCGCGCCATTGCAGCCAAGTGGCGATGGGTGATTCTTCGGATCGCGCTGCGGCGGGCAGCGCGGAGATGATCAGAATGAGACTAAATCCACTCAGACAGGAGTGACAATTGAATCGCATGGTTCAGCACCTTGGACCTGTTTAAGGGAGACAGCCAGACCACGCTTGTCAGCGTGCCGAAGGTTTCTAGTGCACTGACCAGAATTGGCAATGCCGATTCATCCATTTTATAGCAGCATCCAGTTCAAGCCGGTCTGAGGGTCGATGCGAACGATTCCAAATGCCCCAGCGTGTCACAGAAGGCATGGGCCTTCATTTGTTTTCGCAGCTCTTCGGTCATCGCCCGTCCACCTATTGCCAAAGCCGTTCCGTTGGCCTGTGCTGTCGCATAGAGTTGTTCGACATCCAGCAAGAATTGCGATCTGTCTGCAATGTGAGATGCACTAATCCAAAATAACTTCGGCTGCTTTTGCTGGATTGCATGCACCAACGTCTCGGCCGGGAGATTGTTGCCCAGCGTCTCGGCATTCCAGCCATCTTCGCGGAGCACCAACTCGACCAAGGTCGTCGAGAGTGAATAATGATCGCCCGCTAAGGCGCCGCCGATTGCCAGAGGGGCGTCTGGATCCACCGCAGGCAATGTCGCCCGCAACTCGTGCAAGACACGCAGGCACATTTCGCAAGAATGGCGCTCCTGGTAAACCTCGACTTCGCCACAGTCCCACTTCTCACCAATCTCGCCAAACGCCGGTGCGATCACTACGTCGCCGATGCTGCTGAACTTGTGATTCGCCAGGACGAGATCAAAGACGACCTGTCGACAGGCTTGTTCATCGTCTGCGACCAACGATTTGATCATTTGTCGCTGCGCCGCATTCAACGTCCTGGGGCCCTGTCCCGTTGAGGGAGGCAAGCCCAGCACAGCTGGATCGGCGATGTTGAGTCCAGAAGTTTTAATAAATTCCAGAACATTGCTGATCGCCAGCTTGCGATGCCCGCCGGCAGTGCGAGTTGTTTCGATCAGACCGCGGTCGCACCAGCGTTTTAACGAGGATTCGCTCACGCCGATTGCGCGTGCAACCTGTTTTGGTGAAACCAGTTCGCTCATTGTATTCACTTCCCGTGCCATGGATCCTCCCTACGCAGCGATTATAGCCGGGCAGGCGGTTGGGGCGAACGAATTGCACGTTTTTTTGGCGAAGCGACCTGTTGAATTAACGTTTTTAATGGTTTAGGTGAACGATTTGGACGATTTAAGGGTTGACGCCGGGCGGTCGACGGCCTAGAGTGGGGTTGAGATGAACGTTTTGAACGTTTTTTGTTTCTGGGGTAAACCGCGAGAAAGGCGAATTCTCATGTCCATGGTATTGGTTGCAAGTCGAGCGAAAACTGCACAGCGGTCGAGTCAATCCGTCAGCCCTGAAGAGCGCGATGAGGTGCTGCAGCTTCTGCAGGAAGAGATTGCCTATATCCATAACGGGGAATTCGAGCATC from Symmachiella dynata encodes:
- a CDS encoding B12-binding domain-containing protein; translated protein: MAREVNTMSELVSPKQVARAIGVSESSLKRWCDRGLIETTRTAGGHRKLAISNVLEFIKTSGLNIADPAVLGLPPSTGQGPRTLNAAQRQMIKSLVADDEQACRQVVFDLVLANHKFSSIGDVVIAPAFGEIGEKWDCGEVEVYQERHSCEMCLRVLHELRATLPAVDPDAPLAIGGALAGDHYSLSTTLVELVLREDGWNAETLGNNLPAETLVHAIQQKQPKLFWISASHIADRSQFLLDVEQLYATAQANGTALAIGGRAMTEELRKQMKAHAFCDTLGHLESFASTLRPA
- a CDS encoding PQQ-binding-like beta-propeller repeat protein; this encodes MRFNCHSCLSGFSLILIISALPAAARSEESPIATWLQWRGPQRDSQVEGPAWPPALDVEHLQKVWSVPLGPSYSGPIVAADRVFVTETVDKETEVVRALDRQSGKELWKISWPGAINVPFFAKSNGDWIRSTPAFDGERLYVAGIRDVLVCLNGADGQEIWRVDFAQTTGAKLPAFGCVCSPLIDGDFVYIQAGAGLVKLDKYSGKIIWHGLRDGGGMYGSAFSSPVIRTINGQRQLLVQTRKKLAGVALDSGEELWSQEIPAFRGMNILTPTVIGNSVFTSSYGGGSYLYTLNNGAATAEQRWRNKVQGYMSSPVVIDGHIYLHLRNKRFACINIETGQEAWVTKPFGKYWSMVAQGDRILALDERGDLLLIRANPQQFELIDKRHISDEPTWAHLAVCGDQLFIRALNEQSMYRWK